aagacaaaaagaCTTAGGGCTGGTTAGGTATTATCATAATATATAATTGGCAGTGTGATGTGTTCTTTGGGCATTAGCAAGGCACTTAGACGTATTTTGTTaggataatatatatatatatatatgggttaacaaaaatgttatttgtataatgagccaattattaaaattagtcattatatatttttatataatttaatttatttttaatatattttatattttaatatatattttataataatatttgattttagtgattaattttaatataatataattattatgttAAACATATGTTTTCTTTCGTGGTACAGGAATTGGAATCTTTCTTCAGTTGACGTCTGAAATTTTGGGGGATCAATGAGAACGACCCATCATCATTCCTTTAATTGTTCTGTTCCTCTTTGAGATGCCATTACTTTTGTTTAATGGACTTGGCCTTTACCATATATACAtactcttcatatttttttttcacctttttatatatattaataacgAATCACattaaatatacataaaaaaattagctaacaaatTAATTATGTATATAAAACATATATTGATATATGAAATATAcgtataaaataatatatataaatacaaaaattaagtgattaatattttttatttaccttATATTTAAGATAACATTAACCaatcttttaattttcactAAAACATTAGTTTcttagttttttaatttatatatagataATAACTGAGTTTATTGTGCATCAAGCATTTTTTATTAACAACTAACGAAAAATACGATGAATTGAAGTAGGTGACATATTTAGAGTCCGTTTGAGAAATAccaaaaaattacttttttcaacttttaacttataaaaagttatattaatgtatttggtataattttttagataaacttttaacttttcaaaAAGTTATTTAAGAGTTTTTGAAGAAGTTAAAAAATGTGACTTCTCCTATTTTCAAAAGCTATTTTATCACTCTTATTTAATGCACAACTTTAAAACAAGGACTTTTATAATAACTATCCAAActcaaaataacttatttaaaaattattattaataaaagtccttatatTTTAAGCTCTGTAACTTAAGTGTAAGGAACAAATGCTGAAATTGTGAAGTAATTATTAGTGCCAACTGTTAAGAAATGTAGTTAGTTGTAGTTAGCTTGCTGCACGTGTTAATATGTATAAATGGCTTGTGAAACCCTTACTGTAATAGTtagtttttcatttttcatcaaTTGGAGAACTGCACAATACTAATTCTCATTTTCTCTTCCAATTTTACATTCTTTGTAAACACAGCTCCTCCATTTTCAACTTCTTAGTTTTCTTCTCAATTTGATTTCTGCTTCATTCTTGGACTCATACAACAGAGTCTAATGAGAGCTTGATCCTCTCTTCCATGAATTTTAACATGGTGCGGTGAGCGTGGAAGAGAGGTTATTGCTCCGATTAGCGAGACCGAGAGTGGAAGATCTGAATCTGACATCTTCACAGATTCATCGACCTggttaatttcttgcctttcttccccttcctctcttttctctttctcagATTTTGTTCCTTTTCTTGGAGCTGTTCTTGAAATCCCTTTCGATTCAATATTTCTTCAAATTTCTTTAATCTTGATTGACAATGGAAGCAAGTCAAAATCAGTCTGCAAACTTCAATTCAATGGATCCCCAATCAATCGCAAACTTCCTAAGTCAGATTTCAGCAATCCAAGCTCATGTGGCCAAGAACACAGGCAATCCGATGCAAGATCCAGCAAGTCCATATTTTTTGCATCCTGGTGAAAGTCCTGGTAATCATTTAATTCCAGTTACATTGAATGCACATAACTACAACTCTTGGAGCAGAGCCATGTTGTTAGCCTTGAAATCAAAGAACAAACTGAAGTTCATTGATGGTTCGATAACAAAACCAAATGAGAATGATCCCTTATTCGAAGCCTGGGAGAGGTGCAATACGTACATTGTGTCATGGATAAATCTGTCCTTGAGTCCAGATATTGCAGGAAGTGTCATATGGAATAACAGTGCCTCAGATCTTTGGAGAGATTTAAGACGCAGATACTATCAAGGTGACAAGTTCAGAGTGGCTGAATTACAAGAGGAACTCTTTCAATTGAAGCAAGGAGATGCTAGTATAACAGCTTACTACACAAAGCTGAAATCGATTTGGGAGGATTTGGACAATTTTAGGCCCGTTCCTAACTGTGAATCTTGTGATTCAATTTGCTCTTGTGGATTGAAAGTCATGAGAGAGTATAGACACGAAGACCACACAACCAGATTTCTCAAGGGACTTAGTGAACAATATTCAGTTCCTAGATCACAATTGATGCTTATGGATCCTCTGCCTGACATTGACACTGCCTTTTCCATGCTTACACAGCAGGAGCGACAATTTAATGAATCTCAAGAAACCAAAATCTTCTTCAACAAAGCAACACCAAACTTCAATGATGATAGAAATAAAGGGAGAGGCAAAGGAAGAGGAAGATCTAATCCAATTGGAAGAGAAAATGAGAATTAGCATTGTGCAGTTCTCCAAttgatgaaaaatgaaaaactaACTATTACAGTAAGGGTTTCACAAGCCATTTATACATATTAACACGTGCAGCAAGCTAACTACAACTAACTACATTTCTCAATTTGAAAATGTTGTAAAATGCATAAGAAGTGATAATGGTCCTGAATTTTCTCTAAAATCCTTTTATGCATCAAATGGCATCATACATCACACATCATGTGTTGAAACTCCCCAACAGAATGGGATAGTGGAGAGAAAACATCAACACATTTTGGGGGTAACTAGAGCACTACTTTTTCATTCATCCAtgccaaaatatttttggaactTTGCCACAACACTTGCTGTGCATTTAATTAATATACAACCTAGTCAATTTCTCAACAATGCATCCCCCTTTGAAGTTATTTTCAACAAAATTCCAAGCTTATCAAATTTAAGGGTTTTTGGATGCCTGGCATATGCATCAACACTTACAAATGGCAGGACCAAACTAGACCCAAGGGCTAGAAAATGTGTTTTCTTGGGATTTAAAGAAGGCACCAAAGGCTTTACTCTCATGGATTTGAAGTCTAAAACCATTTTCACATCAAGAATTGTGATCTTTTATGAAAACCATTTTCCATATTCCACACAAGAAACTGATTTACACAATGCAAATAATGACCAAAAGCATAATGCTCAGGAGCATAATTTTGATCCATTTGCATATGACTTTCCTT
The genomic region above belongs to Arachis stenosperma cultivar V10309 chromosome 5, arast.V10309.gnm1.PFL2, whole genome shotgun sequence and contains:
- the LOC130981267 gene encoding uncharacterized protein LOC130981267; its protein translation is MEASQNQSANFNSMDPQSIANFLSQISAIQAHVAKNTGNPMQDPASPYFLHPGESPGNHLIPVTLNAHNYNSWSRAMLLALKSKNKLKFIDGSITKPNENDPLFEAWERCNTYIVSWINLSLSPDIAGSVIWNNSASDLWRDLRRRYYQGDKFRVAELQEELFQLKQGDASITAYYTKLKSIWEDLDNFRPVPNCESCDSICSCGLKVMREYRHEDHTTRFLKGLSEQYSVPRSQLMLMDPLPDIDTAFSMLTQQERQFNESQETKIFFNKATPNFNDDRNKGRGKGRGRSNPIGRENEN